A portion of the Punica granatum isolate Tunisia-2019 chromosome 7, ASM765513v2, whole genome shotgun sequence genome contains these proteins:
- the LOC116212632 gene encoding transcription factor bHLH94-like: protein MYRERERTALLGYGGNELCCSMDDDWGFDQRTYEEEQGDTNNGCFGFPGNQAAGCFYGQWNCDELEFQLSNTSTSGSTPHAAAAAADYSQRLDQDESKAVIDSDCGPSRRRRVKGRGKKQQQQEDIENQRITHIAVERNRRKQMNEYLSVIRSLMPTSYAQRGDQASIVGGAINFVKELELQLEALAVRPHQEVDSYCSASGKSNTTAMGDESSSSAAYSSAVEVSLVDSHASIKVRSAKKQRQLLELVKGLQRIGLSVLHLNASTVEGTALYSLSVKVEDDCELTSGDEIANAVYQILGSI, encoded by the exons AtgtatagagagagagagagaacggCCCTATTGGGTTATGGTGGGAACGAACTCTGCTGCTCGATGGATGATGATTGGGGATTTGACCAGAGGACATATGAGGAAGAACAGGGGGATACGAATAATGGGTGTTTCGGGTTTCCAGGGAACCAAGCGGCGGGTTGTTTCTATGGGCAGTGGAACTGTGATGAGTTGGAATTTCAGCTATCCAACACATCCACATCAGGTTCCACTCCCcatgctgctgctgctgctgctgactACTCCCAACGGTTGGATCAAGACGAATCGAAGGCTGTGATTGATTCAGACTGCGGCCCCAGCAGACGGCGCCGAGTCAAGGGCAGGGggaagaagcagcagcagcaggaaGACATCGAGAACCAGCGGATTACGCACATCGCCGTGGAGCGGAACAGGAGAAAACAGATGAACGAGTACCTTTCGGTTATTCGATCTCTAATGCCTACATCTTATGCCCAAAGG GGAGACCAGGCATCTATCGTGGGTGGAGCCATTAACTTTGTGAAGGAGCTCGAACTACAGTTAGAGGCGCTTGCAGTTCGACCACACCAAGAAGTAGACAGTTACTGCTCGGCAAGTGGCAAGTCGAATACAACGGCCATGGGCGACGAGTCATCATCATCAGCTGCTTATTCCTCTGCCGTGGAAGTGAGCCTAGTCGATAGCCACGCCAGCATCAAAGTGAGATCGGCCAAGAAGCAGAGGCAGCTCCTGGAGCTGGTGAAGGGGCTGCAGAGGATAGGGCTCTCTGTTCTTCACCTCAATGCCAGTACGGTTGAAGGAACTGCCCTTTACTCCCTCAGTGTCAAG GTAGAGGATGACTGCGAGCTGACTTCAGGGGATGAGATAGCTAATGCTGTTTACCAGATCTTAGGAAGCATTTAG
- the LOC116213156 gene encoding licodione synthase-like, with protein MTIMLASYELFSIHTLLLALAVSAMTRLLWRARQRRKIPLPPSPRGLPIVGHFHLLGPLLHQSFSGLSSKHGPLFHLRLGSVPCMVASTPELAREILKMNELKFAAREQTAAIHLLTYNAGFAFAPYDAYWKFIKKLSQTELLSPRTLGQFLPVRSQELHYFLGLIYDKCQFGESINLTRELLKLTNNIISQMMLSIRCSGTDSQADACQSVIREVTEIFGEFNMSDFIWFCKYIDFQGFRKRFEGIHRRYDSILENIMETREQSRKKKREGGTGQEEEINDFLDMMLDVLEDPNSEIQLTKNNIKALMMDFFTAGTDTTAIVLEWSLAELMNNPSVLEKAKQEIKNVVGSTRLVQESDTPNLPYIQAIIKETFRFHPPIPMVTRKAVEEAVINGYRIPAGSLLFINNWAIGRDPEVWERPMEFYPERFLGKTESEAMDVKGHNYELLPFGSGRRACPGISLAMLELPVTLAAMIQCFDWKPCSLGGEILQTVDMSERPGLTAPRANDLICLPVPRLDVCPIISTK; from the exons ATGACGATAATGCTGGCCTCGTATGAGCTCTTTTCGATCCATACGCTCCTCCTTGCCCTGGCTGTGTCCGCCATGACCAGGCTGCTCTGGAGAGCCCGGCAGCGGCGTAAGATCCCACTTCCGCCGAGCCCCCGAGGTCTGCCGATTGTAGGCCACTTCCACCTCCTTGGCCCGCTCCTCCACCAATCCTTCTCCGGCCTGAGTTCCAAGCACGGTCCATTGTTCCACCTTAGGCTCGGATCCGTGCCTTGCATGGTAGCCTCGACTCCCGAGCTGGCAAGGGAGATCCTGAAGATGAATGAGCTGAAGTTCGCCGCCCGTGAACAAACAGCTGCAATTCACCTCCTCACTTACAACGCCGGCTTTGCCTTCGCACCCTATGATGCCTACTGGAAGTTCATCAAGAAGTTGAGCCAGACCGAGCTCCTCAGCCCACGGACCCTGGGCCAGTTCCTCCCAGTACGCTCGCAGGAACTGCACTACTTCCTCGGTCTCATTTACGACAAATGCCAATTCGGTGAGAGCATTAATCTCACTCGAGAACTCTTGAAGCTAACCAACAACATCATTTCCCAGATGATGTTGAGCATCAGGTGTTCGGGGACTGACAGTCAGGCCGACGCATGTCAGAGCGTCATCCGGGAGGTGACGGAGATCTTCGGAGAGTTCAACATGTCCGACTTCATCTGGTTCTGCAAGTACATCGACTTCCAGGGGTTCCGGAAGAGGTTTGAGGGCATCCACCGGAGGTACGACAGCATCCTTGAGAACATCATGGAAACCCGAGAGCAATctcggaagaagaagagagaaggaGGGACCGGCCAGGAAGAAGAGATCAACGATTTTCTCGACATGATGCTCGATGTTTTGGAAGACCCTAATTCAGAGATACAGCTGACGAAAAATAATATCAAGGCGTTGATGATG GATTTCTTCACGGCAGGAACCGACACCACCGCGATCGTGTTGGAGTGGTCCCTAGCGGAGCTCATGAACAATCCGTCAGTGCTGGAGAAAGCAAAGCAGGAAATCAAGAACGTTGTTGGGAGCACTCGGCTAGTCCAGGAGTCTGACACCCCTAACCTACCATACATTCAGGCAATCATCAAGGAGACCTTCCGTTTCCACCCTCCGATTCCGATGGTGACTAGGAAGGCCGTCGAAGAGGCTGTTATCAATGGATACAGGATTCCCGCAGGCTCGTTGCTGTTCATCAACAACTGGGCCATAGGAAGAGACCCAGAGGTATGGGAACGGCCCATGGAGTTCTATCCAGAGAGGTTCCTCGGGAAGACCGAGAGCGAAGCCATGGACGTCAAGGGCCACAACTACGAGTTGCTCCCATTTGGATCCGGCCGGAGGGCTTGCCCTGGAATTTCACTGGCCATGTTGGAGCTCCCGGTCACACTTGCAGCCATGATTCAATGCTTTGATTGGAAGCCCTGCAGCCTCGGGGGGGAAATCTTGCAGACAGTCGACATGTCCGAACGCCCTGGCTTGACAGCCCCCAGGGCCAATGATCTTATCTGCCTGCCGGTGCCTCGCCTGGATGTGTGTCCGATCATCTCAACTAAATAA